CACGTGCCGGGCGACCGCTTGTACATGGACGGCAACTCGCTCGGCCCCGCGAGCGACGCCGCCCTCGCGAGCCTCGACCGCGTCGTCGACGAGTGGCGCGAGCGGCTGATCTCGGGGTGGACCGACGCCGACCCGCCGTGGTTCTCGGTGGGCGAGCGGCTCGGCGACGCGCTCGCGCCGCTGGTGGGTGCGGACCCCGCGGAGGTCGTCGTCGGCAACTCGATCACCGTCAACATCCACACCCTGATCGGCACCTTCCTCGACGAGCTGCTGGCGGGGAACGGCCCGGAACGGGCCGAGGTCGAGGCCGCAGACGGGAGCTGGGACCCGAGCGTCGACCCCGCCGTCCTCGCCAACGGGCTCGACTTCCCCTCCGACCACTACGCGATCCGGGCGCAGCTCCGGCAGCGCGGGATCGACCCCGACGAGAAGCTCCGCGTCGTCGAGAGCCGGGACGGGCGGACGATCGACCCCCGCGACGTCGAGGCCGCGCTGGCGGCGCACGACGACGTGGGGATCGTCTTCATGCCGACCGCGCTGTACCGCTCCGGGCAGCTGTTCGACGTTCCGCGGATCACCGAGGCCGCCCACGAGGCCGGCGCGTACGCCGGCTTCGACGCGGCCCACTCCGCGGGCGCGGTCCCGCACCGGTTCGGGGAGAGCGGCGTCGACTTCGCGGTGTGGTGTACCTACAAGTACCTCAACGCCGGCCCCGGCTCCGTCGGCGCGCTGTTCGTCGCGGAGCGCCATCACGGGCTCACGCCTGCGCTGACGGGGTGGTGGGGCCACGAGAAGGCGACGCAGTTCGAGATGAACATGGAGTACACCCCGGCCGACTCGGCGGGCGCGTGGCAGATCGGCACCCCGCCGCTGCTCGCGGCCGCGCCCCTGGAAGGCTCCGTGGAACTCCTCCGGGAGGCCGGGATCGACCGGCTCCGGGCGAAGTCGCTCGCGCTCACCGACTTCCTGATCGCCCTCGCCGACGACCGGCTTCCCGAGGTCTCGGTCGGCACGCCCCGCGAACACGCGGTCCGCGGCGGCCACGTCGCCCTCGAACACCCCGACGCGGAGCGGCTGAGCGCGGCTCTCAAAGACCGAGGCGTGGTCGTCGACTTCCGCCCGCCGAACGTGGTGCGCGTCTGTCCGGCCGCGCCGTACACCTCGTTCGCGGACGTGCTGGAGGTGGTCGACGAGATCGAGGCGATTCTCGACAGCGGCGTGCACGAGAAGTACGCGACGGGAGAGGGCGGGGTGACGTAGGGACACGGAGCACTAATTTATAAATCAGACCGCGGTGGCGCGCGCCTCCGAGCGGCCGCCCTCGGCGGCCGCGAGGAGCGTGCGCGAGGGAGTCGGTGGTCCGTAGCAAAGCGGAGGACCACCGACGAGGCTGGGGAGGCGTGAGGCGTGGTCGCTGTGCTGTCCGGGGCGGGACTCGAAGGGGCAGTCGCCGGCGGCTTCGCCGCCGGCTTCCAGAGGCGCGAAGCGCCTCGCGGCTGGGGCTTTGGAGGTGTTCATCGGTGATCCAGCGTCGACCGCCTACAGTCGAGCAGCTGGGGCTTTGGAGATATCCACCCCTGATCGGTCGGCAGCGATCGGGAACCGACAACCGATCCCGCCACCGATCACTCATACCCAAACCACGTATAGCGACGGGCTTAATCGCCCGAGCGCCCAACGTCCGACGATCAGCTAATGGCGGAACCGTCGGGCATGGACGCGTTCGCGCACCTCGGGAGCGAGGTCCGGGAGGCGCTCTCCGATCAGGGTTTCTCCACCCCCACCGAACCCCAGCGCGAGGCGATCCCGCCGCTCGCCGAGGGGAAGAACGCCCTCGTCCTCGCCCCGACGGGCACCGGGAAGACGGAGACCGCGATGCTCCCCGTCTTCGACGCGGTCGTCGACGCCCGCGACTCGCCCGGGGACCAGCCCCGCGAGGGGATCTCCGCGCTGTACATCACGCCGCTCCGCGCGCTCAACCGCGACATGATGGACCGGCTGGAGTGGTGGGGCGACCGGCTCGGCGTCGAGGTCGCGGTGCGCCACGGTGACACCACGCGGTACGAGCGGAGCAAACAGGCCGACGACCCGCCGGACGTGCTCATCACGACGCCGGAGAGCCTCCAGGCGATCCTGACGGGCTCGAAGATGCGGGTCGCGCTTGAGGACGTGGCCCACGTCGTGATCGACGAGGTCCACGAGCTGGCCTCGGCGAAGCGCGGCGCGCAGCTCACGGTCGGGCTCGAACGCCTCCGGCGCGTGGCGGGTCCGTTCCAGCGGGTCGGGCTCTCGGCGACCGTGGGCACGCCCGAGGAGGTCGGGCGGTTCCTCGTCGGGTCCGGAAAGCGCGACCCCGACCGCCCCGGCGACCGCGAGTTCGAGATCGTCGAGGTCGCGGCCGGGACGCGGACCGACGTCCGGGTGCTCGATCCGGAGATCACGGGCCGAGACACGACCCTCGCGGGCGAGCTGGCGGTCGACGAGACGACCGCGAGCCACGTCCGGACGATCCGGGAGATCGTCGCGGACCGCGAGTCGACCCTGATCTTCGTCAACACGCGCCAGACCGCGGAGGCGCTCGGCTCGCGGTTCAAGACGCTCGCGGAGCGGGAGGAGAAGGACGGGGCGGTCGACGACCCCACCGAGATAGAGGTCCACCACGGCTCGCTCTCGAAGGACGTCCGGATCGACGTGGAGGATCGGTTCAAGGCGGGCGAGATCGACGGGCTCGTCTGCACCTCGTCGATGGAGCTCGGCATCGACGTGGGGCGCGTCGACCACGTGGTCCAGTACGGGAGCCCGCGCGAGGTCGCCCGGCTGCTCCAGCGCGTCGGGCGCGCGGGCCACCGCCGCGACCTCGTCTCGGAGGGGACCGTCGTGACGCAGGGCGGCGACGACACCCTCGAAGCGCTGGCGATCGCCCGGCGCGCCGACGCCGAGCTCGTCGAACCGGCCGCGATCCACCACGGGAGCCTCGACACCGTCGCGAACCAGATCGTCGGGGTCGTGATGGACGAGGGCGACGTCCACGCTCGGGAGGCGTACGACACGGTCACGAGCGCCTACCCGTTCCGCGACCTCTCGGAGCCGCAGTTCCAGGAGATCGTCCGGGAGCTGGACGGGAACCGGCTGCTGTGGCTCGACGAGGAGTCGGACACCTTGGAGAAGTCGGGGGGCACGTGGCAGTACTTCTACGCGAACCTCTCGATGATCCCCGACGAGTCCACCTACGAGGTGTACGACATGTCCTCAAGACGCGGCATCGGCACCCTCGACGAGCGGTTCGTCGTCAACTTCGCCGGGCCGGGCGAGACGTTCATCCAGCGCGGCGAGATGTGGCGCATCACCGAGGTCGACGAGGAGGAGGAGCGCGTGAACGTCACGCCCATCGCCGACCCCGCGGGCGAGGTGCCCTCGTGGATCGGTCGGGAGATTCCCGTCCCCAAGCCCGTCGCCGAGGAGGTCGGGCGAATTCGGGGCGAGGCCGCCGAGGCGCTAGAGGCGGGCTCGACGCCCGAGGCGGTCGCGGCCGACCTCGCCGAGCGCTACCCCGCAGACGAGGGGACGATCGCGGCCGCGCTGAAACCGGTGGTCGACCACGTCGACGCCGGCCACCCGGTGCCCGCGGACCGCCGGGTCGTGATCGAGGGGAGCGCCCGCACGGTCGCGGTCAACGCCGCCTTCGGCCACGAGGTCAACGAGACGCTCGCGCGGCTGCTCGCGGCGCTCGTGGGCCAGCGCGCCGGCTCGTCGGTCGGGATGGACGTCGACCCGTACCGGATCGAGTTCGAGGTGCCTCACGGCGTCGATCCCGCGACCTTCCGGGAGGTGTTGGAGACGACCGACCCCGACCGGCTGGAGGCGTACCTCGAACTCGCCCTGAAAAAGTCCGACGCGCTGAAGTTCACGCTGGCGCAGGTCGCCGCGAAGTTCGGCGCCGTCAAGCGCTACCGCGAGGGGAGGGGGCGGTTCGGCGGCGACCGCCTCCTCGCGGCGCTGGAGGGGACGCCGGTCTACGACGAGGCGCTCCGCGAGGTGTTCCACGCCGACCTCGCGGTCGCGGAGACGGCGGAGGTCCTCAGGGAGGTCCGGGACGGCTCCCTCGACCTCGAAATCGCCCGCGAACGCACCCCTCTCGGCACGGCCGGACGCTCTGCGGGGACCGAGTTCCTCGTCCCCGAGAACGCCGACGCCGACGTGATCGAGACGGTCCGCGAGCGCATCCGGAACGACCGCGTCATCCTGTTCTGTCTCCACTGTGCCGACTGGAAGCGCACGACGAAGGTGCGGCGCATCCCCGATCGGCCGGAGTGCCCGGAGTGCGGCTCGACCCGCGTCGCGGCGCTGAACCCGTGGGACGACGAGACGGTCGCGGCGGTCAGAGCGACCGAGAAGGACGAGGAGCAGGAGCGGCGGACGAAGCGGGCGCATCGGGCGGCTAGCCTCGTCCAGACGCACGGGAAGCGCGCCGTGATCGCGCTGGCGGCGCGCGGCGTGGGGCCGCACAACGCCGCGCGGATCATCAACAAGCTGCGCGAGGACGACGACGAGTTCTACCGCGACGTGCTCAGACAGGAGCGCGAGTACGCGCGGACGCAGTCGTTCTGGGACTAGATCGGGGCTCAAGAATCACATTCGGTCATAAAAGAACGCGTAGTGTGATCGGGCACTTATAATTAATCGGCCGTACGGCGAACACCTCCAAAGCCCCAGTCGCGACGACTCGCGCACCTCGCTGCGGTCCTCAGTCGCTCGCGCTGCTCGCTCCCTGCGGTCCTTGCGTCGGTGTGCTTCGTCCTCGCGACTGCCCCTTTGAGCCCCACCCCGCACAGCAACCGCAGCCTCACGCCTCCCCAGCCTCGTCGCTGGCGCCATCGGCGCCAGCGACTCCCTCGCGCGGCGCTCCTCGTGGCCTACCGGCCACTCGGAGGCGCGCGCCGGCGTAATTTTATTTATAAATAGTCGCCGTCGATTCCGCAACCCGCCCTCTACTCGTCCGGGTACTTCGGCTCGCGTCGCTCGGCGCGCTCGGTCGCGCGCTCGATGACCTCGCGGACCGTGTCGGGACCGTCGCTCGCGCGGTAGACGTCACCGTGGCCGGGATACATCGCCTCGACGGTGTCCGGGAGCACGTTGAGAATCGTGTGGAGGCTCTCGATCAGCTCCTCGCGCGACTGGCCAGCCATGTCGGTGCGACCGAACGAGCCGTCGTCGAACGCGCCGTCGTTGTAGACGACCACGTCGCCGGAGTAGAGCCGCTCCTCGCCCACGAACGCGACGTGGTCGTCGGCGTGACCCGGACTCTCGACGACCTCGCAGGGCTCGTCGCCGATCAGGATCTCGTCGCCGTCGACGATGCCCACGTCGCGCCGCGGGTGCGCGGCCTTCGCGTAGAGGGTGGCGTCGAAGCGGTCGAGCACCGCGTCGAGCTCGCCGACGTGATCGTGGTGCTGGTGGGTCAACACGACCCGGTCTAACCCGTCGACGCCGGCGTCGTCGAGCGCGTCGGCGATGACGTCGCCCACGCCGGGCATCGTTCCGGCGTCGACCAGCGTCGGCGCCTCGCCGGGCACGAGGTACGCGTTGCAGGTGAACTCCTCCGCGTCGGCAGTGACGGTGATCGGCTCCATACCCACACGAGGGCGTTCGCGGCGTAAAAACGTGTACGCCGCGGCGACGCGGTGTCGGTGCCGCGCCGGAGTCCCCGGATCCGATCCCGGCAGGGGATTTATCACTCGTGCCCTGCTACTGTTACACACATATGGGCTTCGGAAGCTACGACGAATCCGAACAGGAGAACCAGGACCTGGACGCGGATTTCGACGACGAGGACGGAGTCCGAGCGGCGGAAGAGGTACACGAGGGCTCCGTCGACTACGAGCCCGGCGCCTCCAACGACGAGCTCCTCGACCGGCTCCAGGAGATCAAATCCGAGGAGAACTGATCGGGTGACCGCGCCGAGCCGGACGCTCGGGATCGCCTTCTCCGACGGCGACCGAACCAGCCGCCTCGCCGGCGCCGTCGTCAGACGCGACGGGACCCTCGACGGCCTCGCCTTCGGGCGCTGCACCGTCGGCGGCACCGACGCGACCGACGCCGCGGTCGCCCTCTTCGACGCCCTCGACCGCGAGGACGTCCGCCACGTCGCCTGCGCCGGGGTCGCCCCCGCCTGGTTCAATCTCCTCGACCTCCGCCGCCTGCACGAGGCCCTCGACCGGCCCGTCTACGCGGTGAGCTACGAGGCGAGCCCCGGGCTCGAACCCGCGCTCTGCGACGCGTTCGACGGCGATGCCCTCGACCGCCGGCTCGACGTCTACCGCTCGCTCCCGCCCCGCGTACCGGTCGAGCGCGACGGAGAGGGGGAGCGCGACTCGCCGAACGACCGCCCCGCCCCCCTCTTCGTCCGCGCGGTCGGGATCGACGACGGCCGCGCGGCCGCGGCCGTCCGCGACCTACTCCGAGACGGGTTCCGCCGGCCCGAACCGCTCCGGCTCGCCGCCATCGCGGCCAGCGCGCACCGCGAGGCGACCGCGGGGGGATAGCGGGACGGCGGCGACGCAGCGACCCCCGTCAGCGCGACCGCGGAGGGGGAGCGGGACGGCGAGCGGACCCCCGTGGATATATATCGCCCGCGGCCGACCGCCTCCGCATGAGCGACGACTCTCCGCCGGACGGCGGCGCCTCGGACGACTCCGCCCCCGACGTGACCTTCCGCGACCGCGACCGACTCGTCCGGACGCCGGCCCACGGCGTCGCACTCGACTGCCTCGCCGCCGGGATCGCGGCCGCGCGCCCGGACCGGCTGATCCCGAGCGCCGTCTCGGTTCGCGACGGCGTCCTCCGGATCGAGGGGTCGGAGACCGGTGCGGACGCCGACCGCGTCGGCGAGTACGACCTCGACGACTACGACCGCGTGGTCCTGATCGGGGCGGGCAAGGCGTCCGCGGAGGTCGCGGCCGCGCTCGCCCGAGTGCTCGAAGGCACCGGCCGCGAGATCGCCGAGGGCGTCGTCGTCACCGAGGACCCGTCGGAGCGACCGTCGACGCCGGGCGTAGAGATCCTGCCCGGTGACCACCCGGTCCCGAGCGACGAGGGCGTGGAGAGCGCGCGGCGCGTGCTGGACGTCGCCGAGCGCGCCGGCCCGGACGACCTCGTGCTCGCCGCGATCACCGGGGGCGGGAGCGCGCTGCTCGCGGCGCCCGCCGACCCGATCTCTCCGGACGACCTGCGCGAGCTGACCGAGGCGCTGCTCGCCTGCGGCGCGTCGATCGACGAGATCAACGCGGTCCGCAAGCACTGCTCGGCGGTGAAGGGCGGGCAGCTCGCGCGGGCGGCGGGCCCCGCGACCGTCGCCACGCTCGCGATCAGCGACGTGATTGGCGACCCGCTCGACATCATCGCGAGCGGTCCGACCGTCCCCGACCCCTCCACCTACGCGGACGCGCTGGCGGTGTTGGACCGCTACGACCTCGACGCGCCGGAGTCCGTGCGCGAGCGGCTCGACGCGGGCGCGGCGGGCGAGATCGCGGAGACGCCGGCCGCGGGCGACTCGGCGTTCGACCGCGCGCGGGCGTTCGTCGTCGGCAACGGCCGGACCGCGCTCGACGCCGCCGCGGACGCCGCCGCAGACCGCGGGTACGAGCCGCTGGTGCTCGCCGCCGGAGTCAGGGGGGAGGCCCGGGACGCCGGCGTCACGCACGTCGCCATCGCGGAGGAGTGCGCGGTGCGGGGGTCGCCCGCCGAGCCGCCGGCCGTGCTGCTCTCGGGCGGAGAGACGACCGTGACGCTCGGCGACGCCGACGGGACGGGCGGGCCGAACGCGGAGTTCGCGGCGAGCGCCGGCCTCGCGCTGGCCGAGGGGCCGCTCGGCGGGAACGGGGGTTCGTCCCGCATCGTCGTCGCGAGCGCCGACACCGACGGGATCGACGGCCCCACCGACGCCGCGGGCGGGATCGCTGACGCGACGACGCTGGACCCGGACGTCGCCCGCGACGCCCTCGACCGCCACGACGCCTACCCCCTGCTCGACGAGGCCGGCGCGCTGCTCCGCACCGGGCCGACCGGGACAAATGTCAACGACCTGCGCGCGATCGTGATCGAGGCGGCCGACGGGGAGTGACCGAAAGCGTCGGTCCCGGCGCGGTCTAGTCCCGGCGTGCGGAGCGTTCACGCGTCACGTTCGGTTGCTGTGGGTTTTTGCGGCGACCGCGCTTAGGCTCGGAGAGATGACGCCCGAACTCGACGAGATCGACCTCGGCACCGTCCCGCTCGGTCGGACCGGGCTCCGAACGAGCGAGCTCCAGCTCGGCACGTGGCGCTTCGGCCGCGTGACCGAGGCGGGGAACGTGGAGATCGACGAGGCGCGCGCCCACGAGCTGCTCGACGCCTACGAGGCCGCCGGCGGCAGATACGTTGACACCGCCGACGTGTACGGCGGCGGCGACTGCGAGCGCTGGATCGGCGACTGGCTCGCCGAGCGCGACCGCGAGCGCTACACGGTCGCCTCGAAGGTGTACTGGCAGATCCGCGACGGCGACCCGAACAGCCGCGGGACGAACCGCAAGAACGTCCGCCACCGCGTCGACGCTCTCCTCGACCGGCTCGACACCGATTATATCGACGTCCTGTACATCCACCGCTGGGACGACGAGACGCCGGCCCGCGAGCTGATGAAGACCCTGAACGGGCTCGTCGAGTCCGGCAAGGTCCACTACCTCGGCGCGTCGACGCTCCGCCCGAACGCCTGGAAGGTCGCCCGCGCCAACGCGATCGCCCGGAGCGAGGGGTGGGAGCCGTTCACCGTGCTCCAGCCGCGCTACAACCTCGTCGACCGCGAGGTCGAGGGCGACTACCTGGAGTTCGCCCGGCAGCAGAACCTCGCCGTCTCCCCGTGGAGCCCGCTCGGACAGGGCTTTTTGACCGGGAAGTACGACCGCGACGAGGACCTCCCCGACGAGTCGAAGGCCGCCGAGTCGAGCCGCTTCCGGGAGGCGTACCTCACCGAGGAGAACTTCGACGTCCACGACGAGCTCGACGCCGTCGCCGACGAGGTCGACGCCTCGCCCGCCCAGGTCGCGCTCGCGTGGCTCGCCCACCGCGACGACGTCACCGCACCGATCGTCGGCGCCCGCACCGTCGACCAGCTCGCGGAGAACCTCGCGGCCGCGTCGATCGACCTCTCGGACGAGCAGGTCGACCGCCTCACCGCCGCGAAGGCCGGGCCGTACGACGAGCTGTAGGGCGCCCCGTCAGTCGGGTCCGTCGGATCGCTCGGTCTCCGACCGTTCCGCCTCCCCGCCCCCCGTCGCCTTCCCGTCCGCGCGGTCGCGCTCCCGCGCCGCCGGGTCGCGCTCGCTCGGGTCGCCGTACCCGCCCCCGCCCGGGGTCCGGACCGTGACCGTCGTCCCCGGCTCCACGTCGACGGTCGCCTTCGCCGGCACCGGGTCCCCGTCGATCAGGTTCTCGCCGGTGGCGCCCGACTCTCCGCCCTCGATGCCGGCTGGAGCGCGGCGCCGTCGCTCCGTCAGCAATGAGACGGTCGCGGCGGTCTCGACGCGAACGCGCCGTTCGAGCCCGAGCCCGCCGCGGTGGCGCCCGTCGCCGCCGCTGTCCGGGCGGAAGGCGTACCGCTCCACGCGGAGCGGGTACGCCGCCTCCAGCGCCTCGACCGGCGTGTTGAGGGTGTTCGTCATCCCGACCTGCACGCCGTCCATCCCGTCGGCGTCCGGGCGCGCGCCGAAGCCGCCGCCGATCGTCTCGTAGTAGGTGAACGACTCGTCGGGGGCGGCCTCGCGGTCTCCGCGGCCGTCGCGACTGCCGCCCCCGCCGTCCCCGCCACGACCGCCGCGGCTCCCGATCGTGAGGTTGTTCATCGTCCCCTGGCTCCCCGCGGTCACCCGCTCCGGGACCGCCTCGCCGAGCGCCGCGAGCACGACGTCGGTGACGCGTTGGCTCGTCTCGACGTTCCCGCCGACGACCGCCGCCGGCGGGTTCGGATTGAGGATCGACCCCTCGGGCGCCGACACCGACACCGGCTCGTAGCAGCCGTGGTTCGGCGGAATCGACGGGTCGGTGACGCAGCGCACGACGAAGTACACCGCGCTCTTCGCGACCGCCAGCGGCGCGTTGCAGTTCCCGTCGACCTGCGGGGCGCTCCCCGCGAAGTCGACCGCGAGGCGGTCGCCGTCGACGGTCACCGCGGCCCGGATCGGGAGGTCGGCGTCGGTGACGCCGTCGCCCTCCATCGCGTCCTCGGCCTCGTAGGTCCCGTCCGGGAGGTCCTCGATGGCGGCGGTCATCCGCTCGCGGGAGTAGTCGATCACGGCGTCGAAGGCGCGTTCGAGGCGGGCGCGGCCGTGCTCGTCGGCCAGTTCGCGGAGCCGGTCGTCGGCCCGCTCGTTGGCCGCGAGCTGCGCCTCGAGGTCGGCGCGGCGCTCGGCCGGGGTCCGGACGTTCGCGAGGATCAGGTCGAGGACGTCGTCGACGCGCTCGCCGCCGTCGACGAGCCGGAGCGGCGGGATGCGGAGCCCCTCCTGCTGGATCTCGCGGGCACCGGCCGGCATGCTCCCGGGCGCCATCCCGCCGACGTCGGCGTGGTGCGCGCGGGAGACCGCGAAGCCGACCACGCCGCCGTCGAGCGACAGCGACGAGACGAGCGTCACGTCCGGGAGGTGCGTCCCGCCCGTGAACGGGTC
Above is a window of Halorubrum depositum DNA encoding:
- the kynU gene encoding kynureninase — encoded protein: MDDPYAPARDALVGDGLGGGAADGDAREFDDADPAVLAARLDDADPLSAFADRYHVPGDRLYMDGNSLGPASDAALASLDRVVDEWRERLISGWTDADPPWFSVGERLGDALAPLVGADPAEVVVGNSITVNIHTLIGTFLDELLAGNGPERAEVEAADGSWDPSVDPAVLANGLDFPSDHYAIRAQLRQRGIDPDEKLRVVESRDGRTIDPRDVEAALAAHDDVGIVFMPTALYRSGQLFDVPRITEAAHEAGAYAGFDAAHSAGAVPHRFGESGVDFAVWCTYKYLNAGPGSVGALFVAERHHGLTPALTGWWGHEKATQFEMNMEYTPADSAGAWQIGTPPLLAAAPLEGSVELLREAGIDRLRAKSLALTDFLIALADDRLPEVSVGTPREHAVRGGHVALEHPDAERLSAALKDRGVVVDFRPPNVVRVCPAAPYTSFADVLEVVDEIEAILDSGVHEKYATGEGGVT
- a CDS encoding DEAD/DEAH box helicase, which translates into the protein MAEPSGMDAFAHLGSEVREALSDQGFSTPTEPQREAIPPLAEGKNALVLAPTGTGKTETAMLPVFDAVVDARDSPGDQPREGISALYITPLRALNRDMMDRLEWWGDRLGVEVAVRHGDTTRYERSKQADDPPDVLITTPESLQAILTGSKMRVALEDVAHVVIDEVHELASAKRGAQLTVGLERLRRVAGPFQRVGLSATVGTPEEVGRFLVGSGKRDPDRPGDREFEIVEVAAGTRTDVRVLDPEITGRDTTLAGELAVDETTASHVRTIREIVADRESTLIFVNTRQTAEALGSRFKTLAEREEKDGAVDDPTEIEVHHGSLSKDVRIDVEDRFKAGEIDGLVCTSSMELGIDVGRVDHVVQYGSPREVARLLQRVGRAGHRRDLVSEGTVVTQGGDDTLEALAIARRADAELVEPAAIHHGSLDTVANQIVGVVMDEGDVHAREAYDTVTSAYPFRDLSEPQFQEIVRELDGNRLLWLDEESDTLEKSGGTWQYFYANLSMIPDESTYEVYDMSSRRGIGTLDERFVVNFAGPGETFIQRGEMWRITEVDEEEERVNVTPIADPAGEVPSWIGREIPVPKPVAEEVGRIRGEAAEALEAGSTPEAVAADLAERYPADEGTIAAALKPVVDHVDAGHPVPADRRVVIEGSARTVAVNAAFGHEVNETLARLLAALVGQRAGSSVGMDVDPYRIEFEVPHGVDPATFREVLETTDPDRLEAYLELALKKSDALKFTLAQVAAKFGAVKRYREGRGRFGGDRLLAALEGTPVYDEALREVFHADLAVAETAEVLREVRDGSLDLEIARERTPLGTAGRSAGTEFLVPENADADVIETVRERIRNDRVILFCLHCADWKRTTKVRRIPDRPECPECGSTRVAALNPWDDETVAAVRATEKDEEQERRTKRAHRAASLVQTHGKRAVIALAARGVGPHNAARIINKLREDDDEFYRDVLRQEREYARTQSFWD
- a CDS encoding MBL fold metallo-hydrolase gives rise to the protein MEPITVTADAEEFTCNAYLVPGEAPTLVDAGTMPGVGDVIADALDDAGVDGLDRVVLTHQHHDHVGELDAVLDRFDATLYAKAAHPRRDVGIVDGDEILIGDEPCEVVESPGHADDHVAFVGEERLYSGDVVVYNDGAFDDGSFGRTDMAGQSREELIESLHTILNVLPDTVEAMYPGHGDVYRASDGPDTVREVIERATERAERREPKYPDE
- a CDS encoding DUF5786 family protein encodes the protein MGFGSYDESEQENQDLDADFDDEDGVRAAEEVHEGSVDYEPGASNDELLDRLQEIKSEEN
- a CDS encoding endonuclease dU, with the protein product MTAPSRTLGIAFSDGDRTSRLAGAVVRRDGTLDGLAFGRCTVGGTDATDAAVALFDALDREDVRHVACAGVAPAWFNLLDLRRLHEALDRPVYAVSYEASPGLEPALCDAFDGDALDRRLDVYRSLPPRVPVERDGEGERDSPNDRPAPLFVRAVGIDDGRAAAAVRDLLRDGFRRPEPLRLAAIAASAHREATAGG
- a CDS encoding glycerate kinase type-2 family protein — protein: MSDDSPPDGGASDDSAPDVTFRDRDRLVRTPAHGVALDCLAAGIAAARPDRLIPSAVSVRDGVLRIEGSETGADADRVGEYDLDDYDRVVLIGAGKASAEVAAALARVLEGTGREIAEGVVVTEDPSERPSTPGVEILPGDHPVPSDEGVESARRVLDVAERAGPDDLVLAAITGGGSALLAAPADPISPDDLRELTEALLACGASIDEINAVRKHCSAVKGGQLARAAGPATVATLAISDVIGDPLDIIASGPTVPDPSTYADALAVLDRYDLDAPESVRERLDAGAAGEIAETPAAGDSAFDRARAFVVGNGRTALDAAADAAADRGYEPLVLAAGVRGEARDAGVTHVAIAEECAVRGSPAEPPAVLLSGGETTVTLGDADGTGGPNAEFAASAGLALAEGPLGGNGGSSRIVVASADTDGIDGPTDAAGGIADATTLDPDVARDALDRHDAYPLLDEAGALLRTGPTGTNVNDLRAIVIEAADGE
- a CDS encoding aldo/keto reductase, which codes for MTPELDEIDLGTVPLGRTGLRTSELQLGTWRFGRVTEAGNVEIDEARAHELLDAYEAAGGRYVDTADVYGGGDCERWIGDWLAERDRERYTVASKVYWQIRDGDPNSRGTNRKNVRHRVDALLDRLDTDYIDVLYIHRWDDETPARELMKTLNGLVESGKVHYLGASTLRPNAWKVARANAIARSEGWEPFTVLQPRYNLVDREVEGDYLEFARQQNLAVSPWSPLGQGFLTGKYDRDEDLPDESKAAESSRFREAYLTEENFDVHDELDAVADEVDASPAQVALAWLAHRDDVTAPIVGARTVDQLAENLAAASIDLSDEQVDRLTAAKAGPYDEL
- a CDS encoding hydantoinase B/oxoprolinase family protein, translated to MTGRDDAGDRDRASDGAPALDPVTLEVLRNQLEGVAEEMGQVLIRGAYSPNITERRDCSTALFDADGRMVAQAEHIPVHLGAMPEAVAAVRERDPAPGDVFVLNDPFTGGTHLPDVTLVSSLSLDGGVVGFAVSRAHHADVGGMAPGSMPAGAREIQQEGLRIPPLRLVDGGERVDDVLDLILANVRTPAERRADLEAQLAANERADDRLRELADEHGRARLERAFDAVIDYSRERMTAAIEDLPDGTYEAEDAMEGDGVTDADLPIRAAVTVDGDRLAVDFAGSAPQVDGNCNAPLAVAKSAVYFVVRCVTDPSIPPNHGCYEPVSVSAPEGSILNPNPPAAVVGGNVETSQRVTDVVLAALGEAVPERVTAGSQGTMNNLTIGSRGGRGGDGGGGSRDGRGDREAAPDESFTYYETIGGGFGARPDADGMDGVQVGMTNTLNTPVEALEAAYPLRVERYAFRPDSGGDGRHRGGLGLERRVRVETAATVSLLTERRRRAPAGIEGGESGATGENLIDGDPVPAKATVDVEPGTTVTVRTPGGGGYGDPSERDPAARERDRADGKATGGGEAERSETERSDGPD